The Pseudomonas orientalis genome contains a region encoding:
- a CDS encoding septal ring lytic transglycosylase RlpA family protein, giving the protein MKRLLGLLALSSLLTGCASGLIDPNGYDETGTASYYGAKHHGKRTASGEAFNQNAMTAAHRRLPFGTQVKVTNLANNRSVVVRINDRGPHGRGRLIDLSRKAAEQLRMLGSGTARVRVQALNN; this is encoded by the coding sequence ATGAAGCGTCTACTCGGCCTGCTGGCCCTGTCTTCCCTGCTGACCGGTTGCGCCAGCGGCCTCATCGACCCCAATGGCTATGACGAAACCGGCACCGCCTCCTACTACGGCGCCAAGCACCATGGCAAACGCACTGCCAGCGGTGAAGCCTTCAACCAGAACGCCATGACCGCCGCCCATCGGCGCCTGCCCTTCGGCACTCAGGTCAAGGTAACCAATCTCGCCAACAACCGCTCTGTGGTGGTCCGTATCAATGATCGCGGTCCGCATGGCCGCGGGCGCCTGATCGACCTTTCACGCAAGGCCGCCGAGCAACTGCGTATGCTGGGAAGCGGCACCGCACGGGTGCGCGTGCAAGCCCTGAACAACTGA
- the gatB gene encoding Asp-tRNA(Asn)/Glu-tRNA(Gln) amidotransferase subunit GatB, whose product MQWEVVIGLEIHTQLATQSKIFSGSATTFGSEPNTQASLVDLGMPGVLPVLNQEAVRMAVMFGLAIDAQIGQHNVFARKNYFYPDLPKGYQISQMELPIVGKGHLDIPLEDGTIKRVGVTRAHLEEDAGKSLHEEFPGATGIDLNRAGTPLLEIVSEPDMRSAKEAVAYVKTIHALVRYLGICDGNMAEGSLRCDCNVSIRPKGQTEYGTRCEIKNVNSFRFIEKAINSEVRRQIELIEDGGKVIQQTRLYDPNKDETRAMRSKEEANDYRYFPDPDLLPVVLEDSFLNDIRATLPELPQQKRERFQAQFGLSVYDASVLASSREQANYFEKVVSIAGDAKLAANWVMVELGSLLNKQGLEIDEAPVSAEQLGGMLLRIKDNTISGKIAKTVFEAMAAGEGSADDIIDKRGLKQVTDSGAISAVLDEMLAANAEQVEQYRAADEAKRGKMFGFFVGQAMKASKGKANPQQVNELLKSKLEG is encoded by the coding sequence ATGCAATGGGAAGTTGTGATCGGGCTGGAGATTCATACCCAGCTCGCCACCCAATCGAAGATTTTCTCCGGCAGCGCCACCACGTTCGGCTCCGAGCCCAACACCCAGGCGAGCCTGGTGGACCTGGGCATGCCCGGCGTGCTGCCGGTGCTGAACCAGGAAGCGGTGCGCATGGCGGTGATGTTCGGCCTGGCGATTGACGCCCAGATCGGTCAGCACAACGTGTTCGCGCGCAAGAACTACTTCTACCCGGACCTGCCCAAGGGCTACCAGATCAGCCAGATGGAGCTGCCGATCGTCGGCAAGGGCCACCTGGACATCCCCCTGGAAGACGGCACCATCAAGCGTGTCGGCGTCACCCGTGCGCACCTTGAAGAAGACGCCGGCAAGAGCCTGCATGAAGAATTCCCCGGCGCCACCGGTATCGACCTGAACCGTGCCGGCACGCCGTTGCTGGAAATCGTCTCCGAGCCGGACATGCGCAGCGCCAAGGAAGCCGTGGCCTACGTCAAGACCATCCACGCGCTGGTGCGCTACCTGGGCATCTGCGACGGCAATATGGCCGAAGGTTCGCTGCGCTGCGACTGCAACGTGTCGATCCGCCCCAAGGGGCAGACCGAATACGGCACCCGCTGCGAGATCAAGAACGTCAACTCGTTCCGCTTCATCGAGAAGGCGATCAACAGCGAAGTACGTCGCCAGATCGAGCTGATCGAGGACGGCGGCAAGGTCATCCAGCAAACGCGCCTGTACGATCCGAACAAAGACGAAACCCGCGCCATGCGCAGCAAGGAGGAAGCCAACGACTACCGTTACTTCCCCGACCCGGACCTGTTGCCGGTGGTGCTGGAAGATTCGTTCCTCAACGATATCCGCGCCACCCTGCCGGAGTTGCCGCAGCAAAAACGCGAACGCTTCCAGGCGCAGTTCGGCCTGTCGGTCTACGATGCCAGCGTCCTGGCCTCCAGCCGTGAACAGGCCAACTACTTCGAGAAGGTCGTGAGCATCGCCGGCGACGCCAAGCTGGCGGCCAACTGGGTCATGGTCGAACTGGGCAGCCTGTTGAACAAACAGGGCCTGGAAATCGACGAAGCACCGGTCAGCGCCGAGCAACTGGGCGGCATGCTGCTGCGCATCAAGGACAACACCATCTCCGGCAAAATCGCCAAAACTGTGTTCGAAGCGATGGCCGCCGGTGAAGGCAGCGCCGATGACATCATCGACAAGCGTGGCCTCAAGCAAGTCACCGACAGCGGCGCGATTTCGGCGGTGCTCGATGAAATGCTCGCGGCGAACGCCGAGCAGGTCGAACAATACCGTGCGGCGGACGAAGCCAAGCGCGGCAAGATGTTCGGCTTCTTTGTCGGCCAGGCGATGAAAGCGTCCAAGGGCAAGGCCAACCCGCAACAAGTCAACGAGCTGCTCAAAAGCAAGCTCGAAGGCTGA
- the gatA gene encoding Asp-tRNA(Asn)/Glu-tRNA(Gln) amidotransferase subunit GatA, whose translation MHHMTLAEIARGLADKTFSSEELTKTLLARIAELDPKVNSFISLTEELALSQAKAADERRANGEDGALLGAPIAHKDLFCTQGIRTSCGSKMLDNFKAPYDATVVAKLAAAGAVTLGKTNMDEFAMGSANESSYYGAVKNPWNLDHVPGGSSGGSAAAVAARFLPAATATDTGGSIRQPAAFTNLTGLKPTYGRVSRWGMIAYASSLDQGGPLARTAEDCAILLQGMAGFDEQDSTSIDEPVPDYSASLNTSIKGLRIGVPKEYFSAGLDPRIADLVHNSIKELEKLGAVIKEISLPNNQHAIPAYYVIAPAEASSNLSRFDGVRFGYRCENPKDLTDLYKRSRGEGFGSEVQRRIMVGAYALSAGYYDAYYLKAQKIRRLIKNDFMAAFEEVDVILGPTTPNPAWKIGAKTGDPIAEYLEDLYTITANLAGLPGLSMPAGFVDGLPVGVQLLAPYFQEGRLLNVAHQYQLHTDWHTRTPTGF comes from the coding sequence ATGCATCACATGACTCTGGCCGAGATCGCCCGCGGTCTCGCCGACAAAACGTTTTCTTCCGAAGAGCTGACCAAGACCCTGCTGGCGCGCATCGCCGAGCTGGACCCCAAGGTCAACAGCTTCATCAGCCTCACCGAGGAGCTGGCCCTGAGCCAGGCCAAGGCCGCCGACGAGCGGCGGGCCAACGGTGAAGACGGCGCACTGCTGGGCGCCCCGATCGCCCACAAGGACCTGTTCTGCACCCAGGGTATTCGCACCAGCTGCGGCTCGAAGATGCTCGACAACTTCAAGGCGCCCTACGACGCTACCGTGGTCGCCAAACTGGCCGCCGCCGGGGCCGTGACCCTCGGCAAGACCAACATGGACGAATTCGCCATGGGGTCGGCCAACGAGTCGAGCTACTACGGCGCAGTGAAAAACCCGTGGAACCTGGATCACGTACCCGGTGGTTCCTCCGGTGGCTCGGCTGCGGCCGTGGCCGCACGCTTCCTGCCGGCCGCTACGGCGACCGACACCGGCGGTTCGATCCGCCAGCCAGCCGCGTTCACCAACCTCACCGGCCTGAAGCCGACCTACGGTCGCGTTTCCCGCTGGGGCATGATCGCCTACGCTTCCAGCCTGGATCAGGGCGGCCCATTGGCACGCACCGCCGAAGACTGCGCGATATTGTTACAAGGCATGGCAGGCTTCGATGAACAGGACTCCACCAGCATCGATGAACCCGTGCCGGACTACAGCGCCAGCCTGAACACCTCGATCAAGGGCCTGCGCATCGGTGTGCCAAAAGAGTATTTCAGCGCCGGCCTCGACCCGCGTATCGCCGATCTGGTGCACAACAGCATCAAGGAACTGGAAAAGCTCGGCGCGGTGATCAAGGAAATCAGCCTGCCGAACAACCAGCACGCGATTCCTGCCTACTACGTGATCGCACCAGCGGAAGCGTCCTCCAACCTGTCGCGTTTCGACGGTGTGCGCTTCGGCTATCGCTGCGAAAACCCCAAGGACCTGACCGATCTGTACAAACGCTCCCGTGGCGAAGGCTTCGGCAGTGAAGTCCAGCGCCGGATCATGGTCGGTGCCTATGCCCTGTCCGCCGGCTACTACGACGCGTACTACCTCAAGGCGCAGAAGATCCGTCGCCTGATCAAGAATGACTTCATGGCGGCCTTTGAAGAAGTCGACGTGATCCTCGGCCCGACCACGCCGAACCCGGCGTGGAAGATCGGCGCCAAGACCGGCGACCCGATCGCCGAGTATCTGGAAGACCTCTACACCATCACCGCCAACCTCGCGGGCCTGCCGGGCTTGTCCATGCCCGCCGGTTTCGTCGATGGCCTGCCGGTCGGCGTGCAATTGCTCGCCCCGTATTTCCAGGAAGGCCGCCTGCTCAATGTGGCGCACCAGTACCAGTTGCACACCGACTGGCACACCCGCACCCCTACCGGCTTCTGA